One window of Phycisphaeraceae bacterium genomic DNA carries:
- the speA gene encoding biosynthetic arginine decarboxylase, translated as MSSVSAPRNTFLHGKWTVDDSAALYGIPDWGKGYVRTTPIGTLAVTPDKDPARQIDLHELVQGLREREIHTPVVIRFTDMVRHRLTEMRTAFDAAIKEHEYQGTYSCVYPIKVNQQRQVCEEIRDIGVTLNFGLEAGSKPELWAVLGMTTKPEHQAMPIICNGFKDNEFIETVILATKLGRHIIPVVERFSDLELIVKHAKRYGVRPRIGVRIKPSSPGKGKWEDSSGIRSKFGLFISELLQALEYLKQNDMADCLRMIHFHIGSQVCDIRQLKNAVNELAHIYTELKKLGAGLDTIDIGGGLGVDYDGSQSAWASSINYTINEYASDVVYRIRQACDDAGVPHPRIISESGRAMVAYSSVLVFDVVGKSRFASDPKLEEIKQMLAKEEEPPQPVTDLVDAFERLSDRNMVEVYHDAVQSRDEALSLFNLGYMSLTMRASAERLFWAIGRQVLSRSHRLGELSEDLQNLPELLSDIYYCNFSLFQSMPDSWAIDQLFPVCPIHRLQEEPTRRAVLADITCDSDGKIDHFVDKRDVKKILELHEIKDDEPYYLAVFLVGAYQEVLGDLHNLFGDTHVVHVSFDDTPGADNWDIDEVIEGDTVKEVLGYVQFDHEDLVRDMRKDVERAVKGGTMSVAESQNLLKFYDQGMEGYTYLEG; from the coding sequence ATGTCCAGCGTCTCCGCGCCCCGCAACACATTCCTCCACGGCAAGTGGACCGTCGACGACTCCGCCGCTCTCTACGGCATCCCCGACTGGGGCAAGGGCTATGTCCGCACCACGCCCATCGGCACCCTCGCCGTCACCCCGGACAAAGACCCCGCTCGCCAGATCGACCTCCACGAACTCGTGCAGGGGCTCCGCGAGCGCGAGATCCACACCCCCGTGGTCATCCGCTTCACCGATATGGTCCGCCACCGGCTGACCGAGATGCGCACCGCCTTCGACGCCGCCATCAAGGAGCACGAGTACCAAGGGACGTACTCGTGCGTCTACCCGATCAAGGTCAACCAGCAGCGCCAGGTCTGTGAAGAGATCCGCGACATCGGCGTGACGCTCAACTTCGGCCTCGAGGCCGGCTCCAAGCCCGAACTCTGGGCCGTGCTCGGCATGACCACCAAGCCCGAGCACCAGGCCATGCCCATCATCTGCAACGGCTTCAAGGACAACGAGTTCATCGAGACCGTCATCCTCGCCACCAAGCTCGGCCGGCACATCATCCCCGTCGTCGAACGCTTCAGCGATCTTGAACTGATCGTCAAGCACGCCAAGCGCTACGGCGTCCGCCCGCGCATCGGCGTCCGCATCAAGCCCAGCAGCCCCGGCAAGGGCAAGTGGGAAGACTCCTCCGGCATCCGCTCGAAGTTCGGCCTCTTCATCTCCGAGCTCCTCCAGGCGCTCGAGTACCTCAAGCAGAACGACATGGCCGACTGCCTGCGCATGATCCACTTCCATATCGGATCACAGGTCTGCGACATCCGGCAGCTCAAGAACGCCGTCAACGAGCTCGCCCACATCTACACCGAACTCAAGAAGCTCGGCGCGGGTCTCGACACCATCGACATCGGCGGCGGGCTCGGCGTCGATTACGACGGCTCCCAGTCCGCCTGGGCCAGCAGCATCAACTACACCATCAACGAGTACGCCTCCGACGTCGTCTACCGCATCCGCCAGGCCTGCGACGATGCCGGCGTCCCCCATCCCCGCATCATCTCCGAATCCGGGCGCGCCATGGTCGCCTATTCCAGCGTGCTGGTCTTCGACGTCGTCGGCAAGAGCCGCTTCGCCTCCGACCCCAAGCTCGAAGAGATCAAGCAGATGCTCGCGAAGGAGGAGGAGCCGCCCCAGCCCGTGACCGATCTCGTGGACGCCTTCGAGCGTCTCTCAGATCGCAACATGGTCGAGGTCTATCACGACGCCGTGCAATCGCGCGACGAGGCCCTCTCCCTCTTCAATCTCGGCTACATGTCACTGACGATGCGCGCCTCAGCAGAGCGCCTCTTCTGGGCCATCGGGCGCCAGGTTCTCAGCCGCAGCCATCGCCTCGGCGAGCTCTCCGAAGACCTCCAGAACCTCCCCGAACTCCTCTCCGACATCTACTACTGCAACTTCTCGCTCTTCCAGTCCATGCCCGACTCCTGGGCCATCGACCAGTTGTTCCCCGTCTGCCCGATCCATCGCCTGCAGGAAGAGCCGACCCGCCGCGCCGTCCTCGCCGACATCACCTGCGACTCCGATGGGAAAATCGACCACTTCGTCGACAAGCGCGACGTCAAGAAGATCCTCGAGCTCCACGAGATCAAGGACGACGAGCCCTACTACCTCGCCGTCTTCCTCGTGGGCGCGTACCAGGAAGTCCTCGGCGACCTCCACAACCTCTTCGGCGACACCCACGTCGTCCATGTCTCTTTCGACGACACCCCCGGCGCAGACAACTGGGACATCGACGAGGTGATCGAGGGCGACACCGTCAAAGAAGTCCTCGGCTACGTTCAGTTCGACCATGAGGACCTCGTCCGCGACATGCGCAAGGACGTCGAACGCGCCGTCAAAGGCGGCACCATGTCCGTCGCCGAATCGCAGAACCTCCTGAAGTTCTACGACCAGGGGATGGAGGGGTACACGTACCTAGAGGGGTGA
- a CDS encoding FRG domain-containing protein: MSLMVSDETHDVETIHCSSWDDFHRRARYSTQSYERLFRGQRDTTWTLTAAIHRHLNMRDKDDRKHMAIYECDKLEKFKVLASGLRNFRQTARWDENTWWARAQHFGLATPLLDWTESPFVAAFFAYADAVNHSNPTIRNGRLPDLFEQVSPVAVWEYSVPDREPVEELEVISVDMASGERQRSQGGRFTRIRTLAHTDMIALLRDRNRMSLLRRFILPGEQAGDALHSLDQMNIRYTSLFPDIEGVVRHVNFEHYLWAQSFVGAAIESMRNDITTGLSLVDPKDRKSSTKLP, translated from the coding sequence ATGTCACTGATGGTGTCGGATGAGACACACGATGTCGAGACCATTCATTGCTCCTCATGGGATGATTTTCATCGACGCGCCCGATACTCAACGCAGTCGTACGAGCGACTATTCCGCGGACAGCGCGACACTACCTGGACCCTCACTGCTGCGATTCATCGCCATTTGAATATGCGAGACAAAGATGATCGCAAGCATATGGCAATATACGAGTGTGATAAACTAGAGAAATTTAAGGTTCTGGCATCAGGACTTCGTAACTTTCGACAAACTGCCAGATGGGACGAGAACACTTGGTGGGCGCGAGCACAACACTTCGGACTTGCGACACCCTTACTCGACTGGACAGAGAGCCCGTTTGTTGCGGCCTTCTTTGCCTATGCAGACGCGGTTAATCACTCGAATCCGACTATCCGCAACGGCAGGTTGCCAGATCTTTTTGAACAAGTGAGCCCAGTCGCTGTCTGGGAGTACTCCGTTCCTGATCGAGAACCTGTTGAAGAACTCGAAGTAATCAGCGTTGACATGGCGTCTGGAGAAAGACAGCGTTCTCAAGGCGGTCGATTTACACGAATACGGACGCTGGCTCATACCGACATGATCGCGCTACTTCGAGATCGCAACCGAATGTCTCTGCTGCGACGTTTTATTCTTCCGGGTGAGCAGGCTGGTGACGCTCTCCACAGCCTTGACCAAATGAACATACGCTACACGTCGCTGTTCCCAGATATTGAGGGTGTGGTACGCCATGTAAACTTTGAGCATTACTTGTGGGCGCAGTCCTTTGTTGGAGCGGCGATAGAATCCATGCGAAACGACATTACGACTGGATTGTCGTTGGTGGATCCAAAGGATCGCAAATCGTCGACTAAACTACCATAG
- a CDS encoding HEAT repeat domain-containing protein: MPRRPHTTTLAPLLLLELGGLLALGGCETADSLFSGIKPGSEGILQDLFTGPTPADAVEMSVDQYDADRRYRGTNLLANAPFASEPVYLDLFINNASDEDPAVRSAAVRGLANHGNPVHVPLLVERLTDTDRIVRLEAARALQRIHNPVAIDPLMQAIRQGELVAKAEPDAQVRAEAADALGQYAENRVVRALIAALADESFLVTSTARRSLRTLTGQDFGVDRKAWSAWNEGTQDTFAARSVYRFPGYERDRKTIEYLPFVPQPPRQAPSVPVGMPPPGSG, from the coding sequence ATGCCCCGACGACCCCACACCACCACGCTCGCTCCGCTCCTGCTCCTCGAGCTCGGCGGGCTCCTCGCGCTCGGCGGGTGCGAGACGGCCGATTCCCTCTTCTCAGGGATCAAACCCGGCTCCGAGGGGATCCTGCAAGACCTCTTCACCGGACCGACACCCGCCGACGCAGTCGAGATGTCGGTCGATCAGTACGACGCCGATCGTCGCTACCGAGGCACCAACCTCCTCGCCAACGCGCCCTTCGCGAGCGAGCCGGTCTACCTCGATCTCTTCATCAACAACGCCTCCGATGAGGATCCCGCCGTCCGCTCCGCAGCGGTCCGCGGGCTCGCCAACCACGGCAACCCCGTTCACGTCCCTCTCCTCGTCGAACGCCTGACCGACACGGATCGCATCGTCCGTCTCGAAGCGGCCCGCGCCCTTCAGCGCATCCACAACCCGGTTGCGATCGATCCGCTCATGCAGGCGATCCGCCAGGGCGAACTCGTCGCCAAGGCCGAGCCGGATGCGCAGGTCCGCGCCGAGGCCGCCGACGCGCTCGGCCAGTACGCAGAGAACCGCGTCGTCCGCGCCCTGATCGCCGCGCTCGCCGATGAGAGCTTCCTCGTCACGAGCACCGCCCGGCGCTCGCTGCGAACGCTGACCGGGCAGGACTTCGGCGTCGATCGCAAGGCGTGGTCCGCGTGGAACGAGGGGACCCAAGACACCTTCGCGGCACGCAGCGTCTACAGGTTCCCCGGGTACGAGCGAGACCGCAAGACCATCGAGTACCTCCCCTTCGTGCCGCAGCCGCCCCGACAGGCGCCCTCGGTCCCCGTCGGCATGCCCCCGCCCGGCAGCGGCTGA
- a CDS encoding ABC transporter ATP-binding protein → MSIAFTDLCFGYTRSRLVLSDLSGSVASGSVTALVGPNGAGKSTLLRLMAGLVAPTSGLVTLKRASGASPDFAVDVAQIAPADRARHIAYVAQRSSVAFAFPARDVVAMGLHTIGPDDHAVTQAIDALDLASVAARPFNTLSAGQQQRVSIARAVAQLLGRAGRAPRSPRFLLADEPLAALDPRHVVLALQLFRQLASQGIGIVLVLHDLTIARRVADHAILLDCGGTLSCSGDAPTVLTPEVLGPAYGVHFESVRVDDGPPALIPTGILEVRETPSRLAPSAPQTR, encoded by the coding sequence GTGTCAATCGCGTTCACAGACCTCTGCTTCGGCTACACCCGATCCCGTCTGGTTCTTTCTGACCTTTCGGGCTCGGTCGCGTCCGGTTCGGTGACCGCCCTCGTCGGTCCCAACGGTGCGGGCAAGTCCACGTTGCTCCGACTCATGGCGGGTCTCGTGGCTCCGACCTCCGGCCTCGTCACGCTCAAGCGAGCCAGCGGAGCATCCCCTGACTTCGCCGTGGATGTCGCCCAGATCGCCCCTGCGGATCGCGCCCGCCACATCGCCTACGTCGCCCAGCGTTCCTCTGTCGCCTTTGCCTTCCCGGCCCGCGATGTCGTCGCGATGGGCCTTCACACCATCGGCCCTGATGATCACGCGGTCACCCAGGCGATCGACGCGCTGGATCTTGCGTCCGTCGCCGCACGTCCCTTCAACACGCTCTCCGCCGGCCAGCAGCAGCGGGTCTCCATCGCCCGCGCGGTTGCGCAACTGCTCGGGCGTGCGGGCAGAGCCCCCCGGAGCCCCAGGTTCCTGCTCGCCGACGAGCCCCTGGCCGCTCTCGACCCGCGACATGTCGTCCTCGCGCTCCAACTCTTCCGCCAACTCGCCTCACAGGGCATCGGCATCGTGCTGGTCCTCCACGATCTCACCATCGCCCGGCGAGTCGCGGACCACGCGATCCTCCTCGACTGCGGCGGCACCCTCTCATGCTCCGGCGACGCCCCCACCGTTCTGACTCCCGAGGTCCTCGGCCCCGCCTACGGCGTCCACTTCGAATCGGTCCGGGTGGACGATGGTCCTCCCGCCCTCATCCCCACCGGCATCCTCGAAGTAAGAGAGACTCCAAGTCGGCTCGCTCCCTCCGCCCCGCAGACCCGATAG
- a CDS encoding NAD(P)H-binding protein, with amino-acid sequence MSQMVVAVAGSTGFVGRHVVAELLSRGHRVRALARDLKKAGKVLASHPELTIVEGQAHTSAGAAALIKGADAIVNCVGIIRETRGGQPFEQAHVDVPKKLVDALREECRTRGMPVDAARFVQISALGVTDEDTRPGGATRYQRSKFDGEMIVRRSGFAWTVLRPGMIHGADGEFMSMARGWATGRAAPYLFMPYFARRTDGTMSMVPGKTEPAKLAPIFVGDVAWVVGESLAREQAIGEVYNLVGPEVLGWDELLTHIRDNVPLGKKELPIVGIPGPLAIAKARAMKAIGLDGLLPFDDGMAIMGMRDSVAESSKARQHLGFEGRAFRETMAGYAAKMV; translated from the coding sequence ATGTCTCAGATGGTTGTCGCCGTTGCGGGTTCGACGGGCTTTGTCGGACGGCATGTGGTTGCGGAGCTGCTCTCGCGAGGGCATCGCGTCCGCGCGCTGGCCCGCGACCTCAAGAAGGCCGGCAAGGTGCTGGCGTCGCACCCGGAACTCACGATCGTCGAGGGTCAGGCGCACACGTCCGCAGGCGCGGCGGCGCTCATCAAGGGAGCCGATGCGATCGTGAACTGTGTCGGGATCATCCGAGAGACACGGGGTGGGCAGCCCTTCGAGCAGGCGCACGTGGACGTTCCGAAGAAGCTCGTCGATGCCCTCCGAGAAGAGTGCCGCACGCGGGGCATGCCTGTTGATGCGGCTCGCTTTGTGCAGATCTCCGCGCTCGGCGTCACGGATGAGGACACTCGTCCCGGCGGCGCGACGCGGTATCAGCGCTCGAAGTTTGACGGAGAGATGATCGTCCGACGGAGCGGCTTTGCGTGGACCGTGCTGCGTCCCGGGATGATCCATGGCGCGGACGGCGAGTTTATGAGCATGGCGCGGGGGTGGGCGACCGGGCGTGCCGCGCCGTACCTGTTTATGCCGTACTTTGCGAGGCGAACGGACGGCACGATGTCGATGGTGCCGGGGAAGACGGAGCCGGCGAAGCTCGCGCCCATCTTTGTCGGCGATGTGGCGTGGGTCGTCGGCGAGTCGCTCGCACGCGAGCAGGCGATCGGCGAGGTGTACAACCTTGTCGGGCCGGAGGTGCTCGGCTGGGACGAGTTGCTCACGCACATCCGCGACAACGTGCCGCTCGGCAAGAAGGAACTGCCCATCGTCGGCATCCCCGGACCGCTCGCGATTGCCAAGGCGCGGGCAATGAAGGCCATCGGCCTCGATGGGCTGCTGCCCTTCGATGACGGCATGGCGATCATGGGGATGCGCGACTCGGTCGCGGAGAGTTCCAAGGCGCGTCAGCACCTGGGATTCGAGGGGCGTGCATTCCGTGAGACGATGGCGGGATACGCCGCAAAGATGGTGTGA
- a CDS encoding VacB/RNase II family 3'-5' exoribonuclease, giving the protein MTLRYEGRLKQHLSHETYTPQTIAELAADLRVEDPADFEQAIKQLSRDGVVVVSATGRVSLPSLSSSGGEITGIFKGNPKGFGFVRPEDSYKEGDVFIPPDATGGALSGDRVRVLVARERRRGDEQGFVGEVVEILKRKRAAFTGNIFKQGQQWLVQPDGREMNKPIVVRDAASKNVKPGDKVVVEIVEYPEGDALAEGVISRVLGEAGRPDVETQAVIAAFALPDLEFPEACMQQARDAAARFDEEIADYVKHGEKALKGRRDLTGEYIITIDPPDAKDYDDAISIKRTAEGWELGVHIADVAHFIEPGSPLDVEAADRGNSVYLPRLVIPMLPEILSNGICSLQEGVHRYCKSAFMVYDKHGNVKREGAGSVLIKSAKRLTYLEAQALIDGDEVEAKKHAKTEPIYTEQLISTLKEMDALARAIQGKRHRNGMISLELPDVVLIYDENGRVIDAEREDSAYTHTLIEMFMVEANEVLARLFEGLQVPLLRRVHPEPTPGNTEDLRKTATVAGFKIPKNPTRKELQGLLDATRGTSAARAVHMAVLRTLTKAEYSPALIGHFALASSAYAHFTSPIRRYPDLTVHRALAEYLRLTDNARNKPQSDNEKIELGKRMMSSPMCPHVQDLMEVGRHCTQKEVNAEDAEKQLRGFLVMQLLADHVGESYAGVVTGVSPRGVFVQLDKYLADGMVKTSDLPGDVTRSNAQPNWRIDSRTGALVDINSGRSFNMGDTVHVTIAAVDLAQRRMDLLITDGASRAAGKAKVPTLKLGQTGGGIGKAAGAGFDKFGGKTGSQRRSQKSKQRDKGKNHRRDK; this is encoded by the coding sequence ATGACGCTGCGATACGAGGGACGTCTGAAGCAGCACCTGTCCCACGAGACATACACGCCGCAGACCATCGCGGAGCTCGCGGCGGACCTTCGGGTCGAAGACCCGGCCGACTTTGAGCAGGCGATCAAGCAGCTCTCGCGGGACGGCGTGGTCGTCGTGAGCGCGACGGGGCGCGTGTCGCTGCCGTCGCTCTCATCCTCAGGCGGCGAGATCACGGGGATCTTCAAGGGCAACCCGAAGGGATTCGGGTTTGTAAGGCCCGAGGACTCTTACAAAGAGGGGGATGTCTTCATCCCGCCGGATGCGACCGGGGGCGCGCTCTCGGGCGATCGCGTTCGCGTGCTGGTCGCTCGCGAGCGTCGACGCGGGGATGAGCAAGGGTTCGTCGGCGAGGTTGTCGAGATCCTCAAGCGAAAGCGCGCCGCGTTCACCGGCAACATCTTCAAGCAGGGCCAGCAGTGGCTCGTGCAGCCGGACGGGCGCGAGATGAACAAGCCGATCGTCGTGCGCGACGCGGCGAGCAAGAACGTGAAGCCCGGCGACAAGGTCGTCGTGGAGATCGTCGAGTATCCCGAGGGGGACGCGCTGGCCGAGGGCGTCATCTCGCGCGTGCTCGGCGAGGCCGGACGCCCCGACGTCGAGACGCAGGCCGTGATCGCGGCGTTTGCGCTCCCCGATCTGGAGTTCCCGGAGGCGTGCATGCAGCAGGCACGCGACGCCGCGGCGAGGTTCGACGAGGAGATCGCCGACTACGTGAAGCACGGGGAGAAGGCCCTGAAGGGGCGCCGGGATCTGACGGGCGAGTACATCATCACGATCGACCCTCCGGACGCGAAGGACTACGACGACGCGATCTCGATCAAGCGGACGGCCGAGGGGTGGGAGCTTGGCGTCCACATCGCCGATGTGGCGCACTTCATCGAGCCGGGGAGCCCGCTGGATGTTGAGGCGGCAGACCGCGGCAACTCTGTGTACCTGCCGCGCCTGGTGATCCCGATGCTGCCGGAGATCCTCTCCAACGGCATCTGCTCGCTGCAGGAGGGCGTGCACCGCTACTGCAAATCGGCATTCATGGTGTACGACAAGCACGGGAACGTGAAGCGTGAGGGCGCGGGAAGCGTCTTGATCAAGAGCGCGAAGCGCCTGACGTACCTCGAAGCCCAGGCGCTGATCGACGGCGACGAGGTCGAAGCGAAGAAGCATGCCAAGACAGAGCCGATCTACACCGAGCAACTGATCTCGACCCTGAAGGAGATGGACGCGCTGGCCCGCGCGATCCAGGGAAAGCGCCACCGCAACGGGATGATCTCGCTCGAACTCCCCGATGTCGTCCTCATCTACGACGAGAACGGACGGGTGATCGATGCCGAGCGCGAGGACAGCGCGTACACGCACACGCTGATCGAGATGTTCATGGTCGAGGCCAACGAGGTGCTCGCGCGCCTGTTCGAGGGGTTGCAGGTGCCGCTGCTCCGGCGCGTGCACCCCGAACCGACGCCGGGCAACACCGAGGACCTTCGGAAGACGGCGACGGTCGCGGGGTTCAAGATCCCCAAGAACCCGACGCGGAAGGAACTCCAGGGGCTGCTCGACGCGACACGCGGAACCTCCGCGGCCCGGGCCGTCCACATGGCCGTGCTGCGCACGCTAACCAAGGCGGAGTACTCGCCCGCACTTATCGGGCACTTCGCGCTCGCGTCGAGCGCGTACGCCCACTTCACGAGCCCGATCCGCCGGTATCCGGACCTGACGGTGCATCGAGCTCTGGCGGAGTATCTGCGTCTGACCGACAACGCAAGGAACAAGCCGCAGAGCGACAACGAGAAGATCGAACTCGGCAAGCGGATGATGTCGAGCCCGATGTGCCCGCACGTGCAGGACCTGATGGAGGTCGGACGGCACTGCACGCAGAAAGAAGTGAACGCGGAGGACGCGGAGAAACAGCTGCGCGGCTTCCTCGTGATGCAGCTGCTGGCCGATCACGTCGGCGAGAGTTACGCGGGCGTGGTGACGGGCGTCTCCCCCCGGGGTGTCTTCGTGCAGCTGGACAAGTACCTCGCCGACGGCATGGTCAAGACGAGCGACCTGCCCGGCGACGTCACGCGTTCCAACGCACAGCCGAACTGGCGCATCGACTCACGCACGGGCGCGCTCGTCGACATCAACTCCGGGCGGTCCTTCAACATGGGGGACACGGTGCATGTCACAATCGCGGCGGTCGACCTGGCGCAGCGTCGGATGGATCTGCTGATCACCGATGGCGCAAGCCGAGCCGCCGGCAAGGCAAAGGTGCCGACGCTCAAGCTCGGGCAGACCGGTGGCGGCATCGGCAAGGCGGCGGGTGCTGGCTTCGACAAGTTCGGCGGCAAAACGGGCTCTCAGCGACGCAGCCAGAAGAGCAAGCAGCGCGACAAGGGAAAGAACCACAGAAGAGACAAGTAG
- a CDS encoding carboxypeptidase M32 translates to MSSENTSYTQLRTLMREAGTLGSVNALLAWDQETFMPSGGADARAEQRSMIATMVHERRTSARVGELIVACEHDASLPETERANVREMRRDYDLLTKLPASLVGEIASTATKAQEAWKDARQNSDFATFRPWLEKMMELARQKAACYGTPAGGEPYDALLEEYEPGARAAELEKVFTPLASELSALIAKIGASGKTERLAIKPPSIDASKQHAFGQFLLTSMGFDMNSGRLDTTAHPFCEGLGPGDTRLTTRYREDEFGGAMYGTLHEMGHGLYEQGLPKMERYGEPLGEAISLGIHESQSRMWENLVGRSRAFWMWAQPNASKMMSAWFGTQSVDALYSMSNVVKPSYIRVEADEATYNLHILLRFTLERALLKGDLSVAELPGAWNSMFETLFGLRVPDDRRGCLQDVHWSCALIGYFPTYSLGNLYAAQFFETARAAMPDLDERFARGDFAPLLGWLRTNIHQHGRRYRAGELCERVTGKKLDSGALLRYLKGKAAEVYGV, encoded by the coding sequence ATGAGCAGCGAGAACACGTCGTACACACAGTTGCGGACGCTCATGCGCGAGGCGGGAACGCTGGGATCCGTCAACGCGCTCCTGGCGTGGGATCAGGAGACGTTCATGCCCTCGGGCGGCGCGGACGCGCGGGCCGAGCAGCGCTCCATGATCGCGACGATGGTCCATGAGCGAAGGACATCGGCGAGGGTCGGCGAACTGATCGTTGCCTGCGAGCATGACGCATCGCTCCCGGAGACCGAGCGAGCAAATGTCCGCGAGATGCGCCGCGACTACGACCTGCTCACCAAACTGCCGGCATCGCTGGTCGGTGAGATCGCCAGCACCGCGACCAAGGCCCAGGAGGCATGGAAGGATGCGCGACAGAATTCGGACTTCGCGACGTTCCGCCCGTGGCTCGAGAAGATGATGGAGCTGGCCCGGCAGAAGGCGGCCTGCTACGGCACTCCCGCAGGTGGCGAGCCGTACGACGCGCTGCTGGAGGAGTATGAGCCGGGCGCCCGTGCGGCCGAGCTCGAGAAGGTCTTCACGCCGTTGGCGAGCGAGCTCTCCGCTCTCATCGCGAAGATCGGCGCATCGGGCAAGACGGAACGACTCGCGATCAAGCCCCCATCCATCGACGCCTCGAAGCAGCACGCCTTCGGCCAGTTTCTCCTGACGTCCATGGGCTTTGACATGAACTCAGGACGCCTGGACACCACCGCTCACCCCTTCTGCGAAGGGCTCGGGCCGGGGGACACTCGACTCACCACGCGGTACCGCGAGGATGAGTTCGGCGGCGCGATGTACGGCACGTTGCACGAGATGGGGCACGGGCTGTACGAGCAGGGGCTGCCGAAGATGGAGCGGTACGGCGAGCCGCTGGGCGAGGCGATCTCGCTCGGAATCCACGAGTCGCAATCACGGATGTGGGAGAACCTCGTCGGTCGTTCTCGCGCGTTCTGGATGTGGGCGCAGCCCAACGCCTCGAAGATGATGTCCGCGTGGTTCGGCACGCAGTCGGTCGATGCGCTCTACTCCATGTCGAACGTCGTCAAGCCGTCGTACATCCGCGTGGAGGCGGACGAGGCGACGTACAACCTGCACATCCTGCTGCGATTCACGCTTGAACGCGCCCTGCTCAAGGGCGATCTGTCGGTCGCGGAGCTCCCGGGCGCGTGGAACTCGATGTTCGAGACACTCTTCGGGCTGCGCGTGCCGGACGATCGGCGCGGCTGCCTGCAGGATGTCCACTGGTCCTGCGCACTCATCGGGTACTTCCCGACGTACTCGCTCGGCAACCTGTACGCGGCCCAGTTCTTCGAGACGGCACGCGCCGCGATGCCGGATCTTGATGAACGCTTCGCGAGGGGCGACTTCGCGCCTCTGCTCGGCTGGCTCCGCACCAACATCCACCAGCACGGTCGCCGCTATCGCGCGGGCGAACTGTGCGAACGCGTCACGGGCAAGAAGCTCGATTCGGGCGCACTGCTCCGCTACCTCAAGGGGAAGGCGGCAGAGGTGTACGGGGTCTGA